The proteins below come from a single Argentina anserina chromosome 1, drPotAnse1.1, whole genome shotgun sequence genomic window:
- the LOC126802154 gene encoding LOW QUALITY PROTEIN: uncharacterized protein LOC126802154 (The sequence of the model RefSeq protein was modified relative to this genomic sequence to represent the inferred CDS: inserted 2 bases in 2 codons; substituted 2 bases at 2 genomic stop codons) — MEGEEELSLELTLGGRWVGEPCVIDPAVENPDLEQIRNNFFAFRIHTLRNEVDEMGKQVYTRLEICCCFDQWVEKLLGYLDIRYRLCLRKPWIVGHVLPKMTQQAQQELQLFRSTRVEVYDVDTQTSHEIIMRRTGEGFVFRGAWVQSFVLRRWLITLDTIGLFWESRKQSCGLAALLVWFSSHGSGGDNSASCTSFASRLSNSLFFFFFFISNNHGSLSNPTSGFTYQQCPKWRLRAASASSSSSGAPGVDLRTLQSAIEKKDSGAVKEALDQLKKAGWAKKWTSQPYVSRRTASLRELTTLGIKNAENLAVPSVRNDVTFLFTXVGSTGFIGLLAGQLPGVIXLYHIFSVTSISLVVLGVGSTAPGLLQAAISSFSSFFPDYQERIAIHEAAHFLVAYLLGLPILGYSLDIGRKEHVNLIDQRLEKLIYSGQIDIKELDRLAVVAMAGLAAEGLKYDKVIGQSADLFSLQRFINRIKPQLSKDXQQNLTRWAVLFAGSLXKNDKAIHEALIAAMSNRSPYWNVIEAIEKAA; from the exons ATGGAAGGTGAAGAAGAACTTTCACTGGAGCTCACACTTGGCGGGCGCTGGGTTGGAGAGCCCTGTGTTATTGATCCAGCTGTAGAAAACCCTGATCTGGAACAGATTAGGAACAATTTCTTTGCGTTCAGGATTCACACTTTAAGGAATGAGGTTGATGAAATGGGTAAACAGGTCTATACAAGGTTGGAAAtctgttgttgttttgatCAGTGGGTTGAGAAGCTTTTGGGATACCTTGATATAAGATATAGACTTTGCTTAAGAAAACCATGGATTGTAGGCCACGTTCTTCCCAAGATGACTCAGCAAGCACAGCAAGAATTGCAGCTATTTCGCAGCACAAGAGTTGAAGTATATGATGTTGATACACAAACCAGCCATGAAATAATAATGAGAAGAACAGGGGAAGGCTTTGTGTTCAGGGGTGCATGGGTGCAAAGCTTTGTGCTTAGAAGATGGCTAATAACTCTGGATACTATTGGTTTGTTTTGGGAATCTAGGAAGCAGAG TTGTGGTTTGGCTGCGCTTCTTGTTTGGTTCTCTTCGCATGGTTCAGGTGGAGATAATTCTGCATCTTGTACTTCATTTGCTTCA AGGCTCTCAAAtagcctcttcttcttcttcttcttcatttcaaATAACCATGGTTCTCTTTCTAACCCAACCTCCGGTTTCACCTATCAACAATGTCCCAAATGGCGACTCCGAGCTGCTTCtgcttcctcttcctcctctggTGCCCCGGGAGTCGACCTCAGAACCCTCCAGTCCGCTATCGAAAAG AAAGATAGCGGTGCGGTTAAAGAGGCGCTGGATCAGCTAAAGAAAGCTGGCTGGGCTAAGAAATGGACTTCTCAGCCATATGTGTCTCGACGTACG GCATCTCTCCGGGAACTCACAACTCTTGGGATTAAGAATGCTGAAAATCTTGCAGTTCCGAGCGTCAGAAATGATGTAA CATTTCTATTCA GTGTGGGTTCAACCGGATTCATAGGTCTTCTTGCTGGCCAGCTTCCCGGGGTAATTTGACTATATCACATTTTCTCCGTAA CATCGATCTCTCTAGTAGTTTTGGGTGTGGGAAGCACTGCCCCTGG GCTTCTTCAAGCTGCCATATCTAgcttttcatcattttttccAGATTACCAGGAGAGAATTGCTATTCATGAAGCTGCTCATTTTTTAG TTGCCTATTTGCTGGGTCTTCCTATTCTGGGTTATTCCCTAGATATTGGCCGCAAAGAGCATGTCAATCTCATTGATCAAAGGCTGGAAAAGCTGATATACAGTGGGCAGATTGATATAAAGGAGCTAGACAG GTTGGCTGTTGTAGCGATGGCTGGACTCGCAGCAGAAGGTCTGAAATATGACAAAGTGATTGGGCAATCTGCTGATCTTTTCTCTCTTCAG AGATTTATCAACAGAATCAAACCACAGCTTAGCAAAGattagcaacaaaatcttacTAGATGGGCT GTTTTGTTTGCTGGATCCC ATAAAAACGACAAGGCAATACATGAAGCTCTGATAGCAGCAATGTCAAACAGGTCACCATATTGGAATGTTATTGAAGCAATCGAGAAAGCTGCGTGA